The Thunnus maccoyii chromosome 9, fThuMac1.1, whole genome shotgun sequence genome includes a region encoding these proteins:
- the LOC121904156 gene encoding arrestin domain-containing protein 3-like produces MTIKNLSVEYDAINSKNIFTNGDTINGRIIVEVSKETKIQSLIFIAQGQARVCWSEHYGQYQHHVYWSDEKYYDVKHHILREARGDGTEVIGKGRHVFPFSFKVPDRKMPSTFKSCTGKVVHKLKAELKQSMKLTKKAKIHFTFESKADMDIPGLMEPQYGCKDKTVKFLGSGIVAMEVRTKRMGYEQGEAFQVTAEIGNQSSRSVKPKFILYEKKSFFAQGRRRMFTKEILKEKIEAVASGSSKTVTKVITIPRELHTSILNCSIIKLEYRVKIYLDIKCATDPEIKLPIVVLPASEVPAEKKLPASAAFGFEAFQNPNQPTWSTAPQQQAASQSMDLPPPYGAYAMYPSLTDPDKNGTTF; encoded by the exons ATGACCATCAAAAATTTGTCAGTTGAATATGATGCcatcaacagcaaaaacatCTTCACAAATGGAGATACCATCAATGGAAGAATCATCGTGGAGGTTTCTAAAGAAACTAAAATCCAGTCGCTAATTTTCATTGCACAAGGACAAGCTCGGGTTTGCTGGTCTGAACATTACGGGCAATATCAACATCACGTTTACTGGTCTGATGAGAAATATTATGATGTCAAACATCATATACTGAGAGAAGCAAGAGGAGATG GCACCGAAGTCATTGGTAAAGGAAGAcatgtgtttcctttttccttcaAGGTTCCTGACAG AAAAATGCCATCAACGTTCAAATCCTGCACAGGCAAAGTTGTCCATAAGCTGAAGGCAGAGCTCAAACAATCAATGAAGCTgacaaaaaaagctaaaatccACTTCACATTTGAGTCCAAAGCAGACATGGACATTCCTGGACTTATG GAACCTCAGTATGGTTGCAAGgataaaactgtcaaatttcTTGGCTCTGGAATTGTTGCAATGGAAGTTCGCACTAAGCGGATGGGATACGAGCAAG GTGAGGCTTTCCAAGTCACAGCTGAAATTGGAAATCAATCAAGTCGTTCTGTGAAGCCCAAATTCATACTGTACGAGAAGAAGAGTTTCTTTGCCCAGGGTCGCAGGAGAATGTTCACAAAGGAAATCCTTAAGGAGAAAATTGAGGCTGTTGCTTCTGGTAGCAGCAAGACTGTGACCAAGGTGATCACCATCCCCAGAGAACTACACACCTCCATCTTGAACTGCTCCATAATCAAGCTGGAGTACAGGGTGAAG ATTTATCTGGATATCAAATGTGCTACAGACCCAGAGATCAAACTCCCAATAGTCGTCCTACCTGCCTCGGAGGTCCCTGCTGAGAAAAAACTACCTGCCTCTGCTGCCTTTGGATTTGAAGCATTTCAAAACCCAAACCAACCTACCTGGAGCACCGCACCACAACAACAAGCGGCATCCCAGTCTATGGATCTCCCTCCTCCCTATGGAGCATACGCAATGTACCCCTCCTTAACTGATCCTGACAAAAATGgaacaacattttaa
- the LOC121904446 gene encoding arrestin domain-containing protein 3-like codes for MTVKHLLLEYNKLNEQGTFTSGDILSGRVIVVTSKETKVQRFSVKAKGKAEVTWTDQNGQTTVVHRDKKKYFYFEHIILQDKNKGDGSEIIGPGRNVYPFTFVIPNVDMPSCYEGKWGKITYSLRAQLTQSIWLVHKTKTEFPFLTKSEFPFASKSEIIIIGLKEQQYATSILFLGSGKVTMNVMSEKMGLKQGEAMGVSVEVLNNSARTVTPKFYLCEKQTFVAQSKRIIHTNDILFGTGHSVSAETSRTITSVLSIPPQLPPTFFNCSMMKLEYRLKVILDVPLARDPEIKLPLVILSGSPKPHQQKPEIHVV; via the exons ATGACTGTAAAGCATCTGTTGTTGGAGTACAACAAGTTGAATGAGCAAGGAACCTTCACTTCTGGGGACATCCTTTCCGGACGAGTGATAGTGGTGACCAGTAAGGAAACCAAAGTACAGAGGTTTTCGGTCAAAGCCAAAGGGAAAGCTGAGGTCACATGGACAGATCAAAATGGACAAACAACAGTGGTCCACAGAGACAAGaagaaatacttttattttgaacataTTATTCTTCAGGATAAAAACAAAGGAGATG GTTCAGAAATCATTGGTCCTGGGAGAAATGTGTACCCTTTCACCTTTGTGATTCCAAATGT AGATATGCCCTCATGTTATGAGGGAAAATGGGGCAAGATCACATACAGTTTGCGAGCACAGCTGACTCAGTCAATCTGGCTTGTGCACAAAACCAAGACCGAGTTCCCTTTTCTAACCAAGTCTGAGTTCCCCTTTGCCTCCAAatcagaaataataattattggACTTAAG GAGCAACAATATGCGACCAGCATCTTATTTTTGGGCTCTGGAAAGGTTACTATGAATGTTATGTCAGAAAAAATGGGACTCAAGCAAG GTGAGGCGATGGGAGTCTCTGTAGAAGTACTCAACAACTCAGCACGCACAGTAACGCCCAAATTCTACCTGTGTGAGAAGCAGACTTTTGTTGCTCAGTCCAAGAGGATCATACATACAAATGACATCCTCTTTGGGACAGGACACTCTGTTTCAGCTGAGACCAGTCGGACTATAACCAGCGTTCTGAGTATCCCGCCACAGCTCCCTCCAACCTTCTTCAACTGCTCCATGATGAAACTCGAGTACAGACTCAAG GTCATTCTTGATGTCCCTCTGGCAAGAGACCCGGAGATCAAACTCCCTCTGGTCATTCTGTCGGGTTCGCCAAAACCACATCAACAAAAACCAGAGATCCATGTGGTTTAG